From the genome of Staphylococcus haemolyticus, one region includes:
- a CDS encoding ABC transporter permease: MSNTALCLTALLLLIPIFISYKEGLHIIKDLVVASVRAVVQLIILGFILHYIFKIDQAWILMLAVLIIIINASWNTINRASPVMHHVFWISFIAIFIGTALPLTATVLAGAIDFKANEVIPIGGMLANNGLIAINLAYQNLDRAFVKDITDIESKLTLAATPKLASKASIRESIRLAIVPTIDSVKTYGLVSIPGMMTGLIIGGVPPLQAIKFQLLVVFIHTTATIMSALIATYLSYNQFFNVRHQLVARNSALNAPDEEDEDK, translated from the coding sequence ATGAGTAATACAGCCCTTTGTTTAACTGCATTATTATTATTAATTCCAATCTTTATTTCGTATAAAGAAGGGTTACATATTATTAAAGATTTAGTAGTAGCTTCCGTACGTGCAGTTGTACAGTTAATCATCTTAGGTTTTATATTGCACTATATTTTCAAAATAGATCAAGCATGGATATTAATGTTAGCAGTGCTAATCATTATTATAAACGCATCGTGGAACACAATTAACCGTGCTTCTCCTGTTATGCATCATGTCTTTTGGATTTCATTTATTGCTATATTTATTGGAACTGCCTTACCGCTAACTGCTACTGTATTAGCTGGAGCGATTGATTTCAAAGCAAATGAAGTTATTCCGATAGGTGGTATGTTAGCTAATAATGGCCTTATCGCGATTAATTTAGCTTACCAGAATTTAGACCGAGCATTTGTTAAAGATATTACTGATATTGAATCTAAGCTTACATTAGCGGCCACACCTAAATTGGCTTCTAAAGCATCAATTAGAGAGAGTATACGACTTGCTATCGTACCTACGATAGACTCGGTAAAAACATACGGTCTAGTTTCTATTCCTGGTATGATGACAGGCTTGATTATTGGTGGCGTACCACCATTACAAGCGATTAAATTCCAATTGTTAGTTGTGTTTATTCATACAACGGCTACAATTATGTCAGCGTTAATCGCGACATATTTAAGCTATAATCAATTCTTTAACGTCCGTCATCAATTAGTGGCGCGTAATAGTGCACTTAACGCACCCGATGAAGAAGATGAAGATAAATAA
- a CDS encoding sensor histidine kinase, producing the protein MINKFTLKFLKYMTIFVLLNFTITCTLIIILFFKVLPNIYWDINEIEPTYLETYGITQEPNANLKSLAKKSNVDLYFVRKNGDILYPKSKRNSNIKPTLLNNINNANSVVSKEGTYLVYIYRNKMKQPKITNSDEIKTSQLLDSLSSLDFNHYNYSISNNELQFVKNPGQRTILWNDNFGEAFNDSKNTYILLFITFIMANVILVALTAMLISKRLTRPLSFYIDWIGNLSLGKLHQPTSKRKRFKNRRTYPELDASLSKLNEQMLSDKFYHNQMSYYKSKWISQISHDLKSPLTTIYGYSKLIQADEQSQSYVQLISEKATFMSDLIDSLNQTFDMETNQMKHDKENFPIQSTVNRIAQIIGYQSLTCDFHFEDGSTFYGNKLYFERLLINLINNSIDHNEINPSIKITFSKIENNLMIDYMDDGRGLPHDNIDALFKQSYTSKANKAQHGIGLSIIKDAVNYHHGSITLLPSKQGVHFHIILVDKA; encoded by the coding sequence ATGATCAATAAATTTACATTAAAATTTCTTAAATATATGACTATATTTGTACTTCTAAATTTCACTATCACATGTACATTAATTATCATACTGTTTTTTAAAGTATTACCAAATATTTATTGGGATATTAATGAGATTGAGCCTACTTACTTAGAGACTTATGGCATTACTCAAGAACCCAATGCTAATCTTAAATCTTTAGCCAAAAAGAGTAACGTCGATTTATACTTCGTCCGTAAAAATGGAGACATTCTCTACCCAAAATCGAAACGTAATTCAAATATAAAACCAACGCTATTAAATAACATAAATAATGCGAATTCTGTTGTATCAAAAGAAGGCACGTATCTTGTTTATATCTATAGAAATAAAATGAAACAACCTAAAATAACAAATAGCGATGAAATCAAAACATCACAACTACTTGATAGTTTATCATCTTTAGATTTCAATCATTACAACTATTCAATTTCAAACAATGAACTTCAATTTGTGAAGAATCCAGGTCAAAGAACGATATTGTGGAATGATAACTTTGGAGAAGCTTTCAATGATAGTAAGAATACATATATTTTACTTTTCATCACGTTTATTATGGCTAACGTCATTTTAGTTGCTTTAACGGCCATGTTAATTTCAAAACGTCTTACAAGACCGTTATCCTTTTACATTGACTGGATAGGTAATTTGTCGCTAGGCAAACTACACCAGCCGACGTCGAAGCGTAAACGATTTAAGAATCGTCGAACATATCCGGAACTGGACGCATCTTTGTCGAAATTGAATGAACAAATGCTGTCTGATAAGTTTTACCATAATCAAATGTCGTATTATAAATCGAAATGGATTAGTCAAATTTCACATGATTTAAAATCGCCACTTACAACAATTTATGGTTACTCTAAACTAATACAAGCAGATGAACAGTCACAATCTTATGTTCAACTTATTTCGGAGAAAGCAACGTTTATGAGTGATTTGATTGATAGCTTGAATCAAACCTTTGATATGGAAACCAATCAGATGAAGCATGATAAAGAGAACTTCCCTATTCAATCAACAGTTAATCGAATTGCTCAGATTATTGGTTACCAATCCCTAACTTGCGACTTTCATTTTGAAGATGGGTCAACATTTTATGGTAATAAATTGTATTTCGAGAGACTGCTGATCAATTTAATTAATAATAGTATTGATCATAATGAGATCAACCCTAGCATAAAGATTACTTTTTCTAAAATTGAAAATAACTTGATGATTGATTATATGGATGATGGTCGAGGTTTACCTCACGATAATATTGATGCATTATTTAAACAGTCGTATACGTCGAAAGCAAATAAAGCTCAACATGGTATCGGTTTATCTATCATAAAAGACGCTGTTAATTATCATCATGGTTCAATTACACTATTACCATCTAAGCAAGGTGTACATTTCCATATCATATTAGTGGACAAAGCATAG
- a CDS encoding response regulator transcription factor, whose amino-acid sequence MNGEVLIIEDDKDINELMKLSLSTKGIQHIKSVDNIEDAKYELLNFNFQVILLDLNLKSEDGYQLLKYIDLNDTAVIVVTAKTTHLDVYKGFEQGAVDYIKKPFDPMELYYRVSLHLNDKGQSMYRYNDLTINFNSMEVCVNEKPINLTNREYNLLTYLVKNKNQVLTKDQLYAKVWGYDTGVDDNTLMVHIRTLRKKIEAAPNSPKMIKTVRSKGYMFKEDGNDQ is encoded by the coding sequence ATGAACGGTGAAGTGCTCATTATTGAAGATGATAAAGATATTAATGAGTTGATGAAATTATCTTTAAGTACAAAAGGGATACAACATATTAAATCTGTTGATAATATTGAGGATGCAAAATATGAATTACTGAACTTCAATTTTCAAGTTATATTATTAGATTTAAATTTAAAGTCTGAAGATGGTTATCAGTTACTGAAATATATTGATTTAAATGACACAGCTGTCATAGTAGTGACTGCTAAAACAACACATTTAGATGTCTATAAAGGCTTTGAACAAGGTGCAGTTGATTATATTAAGAAACCCTTTGACCCTATGGAGTTATACTATAGAGTTTCATTACATTTAAACGATAAAGGTCAGTCGATGTATCGTTATAATGATTTAACTATTAACTTTAATAGTATGGAAGTGTGTGTAAATGAGAAACCAATCAACCTTACGAATCGCGAATATAATTTATTAACGTATCTTGTTAAAAACAAGAACCAAGTACTTACGAAAGATCAGCTATACGCTAAAGTTTGGGGATATGATACAGGTGTCGACGATAACACTTTGATGGTACATATTAGAACTTTGCGTAAGAAGATTGAAGCGGCTCCTAATTCACCTAAGATGATTAAAACTGTACGCAGCAAAGGATACATGTTCAAGGAAGATGGCAATGATCAATAA
- a CDS encoding MFS transporter has product MSVMRIATFIISVFIVGMVEMMVAGIMNLMSDDLGVSEAIIGQLVTLYALTFAICGPILVKLTNRYPARPVLLWTLVIFVVGNGIIAVAPNFTILVIGRILSSAAASLIIVKVLALTAMLTIPKNRGKMIGVVYTGFSGANVFGVPIGTMIGDWIGWRFTFVFIIVISLIAGLLMLKYLPTTTELNQANRMYNNVSDDNQVTSHIVRPVEIIKFLAITLLILIANSVTFVFINPLILENGHSMGYVSLALLVNGVAGVVGTSMGGVLADKLTSKRWLIIAFSVFIVVMLAINLILSTTVLLLVGLFIWNIVQWSTNPAIQSGIIEHVEGDTSQVMSWNMSCLNAGIGLGGIIGGLVVSNMNVEAVTFVSAFIGLLGLIIVLTLKNVHYAKN; this is encoded by the coding sequence ATGTCTGTTATGCGGATAGCGACATTTATCATCAGTGTATTTATAGTAGGTATGGTTGAAATGATGGTCGCTGGTATCATGAATTTAATGAGTGATGACTTAGGTGTTTCAGAAGCAATAATTGGACAACTTGTCACACTTTATGCATTAACCTTTGCGATATGTGGACCTATACTTGTTAAATTAACAAATCGATATCCTGCACGTCCTGTATTATTATGGACTTTAGTCATCTTTGTAGTAGGTAATGGAATCATCGCTGTGGCGCCTAACTTTACGATTCTAGTCATTGGACGTATATTATCTTCAGCTGCAGCTTCATTAATCATTGTTAAAGTCTTAGCGCTCACAGCAATGCTAACGATACCTAAGAACAGAGGTAAGATGATTGGCGTTGTCTATACTGGATTCAGTGGGGCAAATGTCTTTGGTGTGCCCATTGGTACGATGATTGGTGATTGGATTGGTTGGCGTTTCACATTCGTATTTATTATTGTTATTAGTCTTATTGCCGGCTTATTAATGTTGAAATATCTTCCAACTACTACGGAACTCAATCAAGCCAATAGAATGTATAATAACGTTTCCGATGATAATCAAGTCACATCTCATATTGTTCGACCAGTTGAGATCATTAAGTTTTTAGCAATTACATTGCTTATTCTAATCGCTAATTCAGTGACGTTTGTATTTATCAATCCACTTATTTTAGAAAATGGTCACTCCATGGGCTATGTATCATTAGCACTACTCGTTAATGGCGTTGCCGGTGTTGTTGGTACATCAATGGGTGGTGTACTAGCTGATAAATTGACTAGTAAGCGATGGTTAATTATTGCTTTCTCAGTATTTATTGTCGTGATGCTAGCCATCAATTTAATTTTATCTACAACAGTACTATTATTAGTTGGACTCTTTATTTGGAATATCGTGCAATGGAGTACGAACCCTGCGATACAAAGTGGTATTATCGAACATGTTGAAGGTGACACAAGTCAAGTTATGAGTTGGAATATGTCTTGTCTTAATGCAGGTATTGGTTTAGGTGGTATTATCGGTGGCCTTGTTGTTTCAAATATGAATGTTGAAGCGGTCACGTTTGTAAGTGCCTTTATAGGTTTATTAGGACTGATTATTGTACTTACATTAAAGAACGTACATTATGCTAAAAATTAA
- a CDS encoding carboxylesterase family protein: protein MVIINTKYGSFEGLTHKNLDLFLGIPYAYPPIGHRRFKHASPIYSYDTLVDATQFRAIPPQPFNKLETFFSTTKQKFQPNEDCLHLNIWRQSTGKAKKPVIIYFYGGGFINGHGSAELYTPEHIVEQYDVIVITFNYRLGALGFLDWSYFNAHYDKNNGLSDQIAVLKWVAHFIKYFGGDPDNVTLWGQSAGSMSIQALMQQPQLDHYYHQVMLLSGILQLDSAKTGMMKAQHFDDLMQQHFSGKSINDLDDQAILQLMAYDAEARGKSKGLELIYQPIKDSKMCRPLTEFNKPIVLSYTKDEGDCYIRNESRKLSPQRFVDVMKLNHIHVDFSRVQTGKQQAHVVTELYFKQPTFTLLQQMSNNSYRWLLRFDWARPEHVHFASAYHILDLVFWFGKMDILQGHSIKLSNNEFELSKRMISDLVHYARTGTMPYEPYSINNLEPHVNK from the coding sequence ATGGTAATAATTAATACGAAATATGGTTCTTTCGAAGGTTTGACACATAAGAATTTAGATTTATTTCTAGGCATTCCTTATGCATATCCCCCTATTGGACATCGTCGTTTTAAACACGCTAGTCCTATCTATAGTTATGATACATTGGTTGATGCTACACAATTCAGAGCAATCCCTCCACAACCATTCAATAAATTAGAAACTTTCTTTTCAACTACGAAACAGAAATTTCAACCTAATGAAGATTGCCTACATTTAAACATTTGGCGTCAATCTACTGGCAAAGCAAAGAAACCTGTAATCATTTACTTTTATGGTGGTGGCTTTATAAATGGTCATGGTTCAGCAGAATTATATACTCCAGAACATATTGTTGAGCAATATGATGTCATTGTGATTACGTTCAACTATCGATTAGGTGCATTGGGATTTCTAGATTGGTCTTACTTTAACGCGCACTACGATAAAAATAACGGTCTGTCTGATCAAATTGCGGTATTAAAGTGGGTTGCACATTTTATTAAGTATTTTGGTGGAGATCCTGACAATGTTACATTATGGGGTCAATCAGCAGGCAGTATGAGTATTCAAGCATTGATGCAGCAACCACAACTTGACCACTATTATCATCAAGTGATGTTATTAAGTGGCATATTGCAGTTAGATTCAGCAAAAACTGGCATGATGAAAGCACAACATTTTGATGATTTAATGCAACAACACTTTTCCGGAAAAAGTATAAACGATTTAGATGATCAAGCAATTCTACAATTAATGGCATATGACGCGGAAGCACGTGGCAAATCTAAAGGCTTAGAATTGATATATCAACCGATTAAAGATAGCAAGATGTGTAGGCCTCTAACTGAATTCAACAAACCCATTGTATTAAGCTATACGAAAGATGAAGGCGATTGTTATATCCGAAATGAATCACGAAAACTGAGCCCTCAACGTTTCGTTGATGTCATGAAATTAAATCATATTCACGTCGATTTCAGTCGTGTTCAAACTGGAAAACAACAAGCACATGTCGTGACGGAATTATATTTTAAACAGCCAACATTCACGTTACTTCAACAAATGAGTAATAATTCTTATCGTTGGTTGTTACGCTTTGATTGGGCTCGACCTGAACATGTTCATTTTGCAAGTGCTTATCATATTTTAGATTTAGTCTTCTGGTTCGGTAAGATGGATATACTACAGGGTCACTCTATTAAACTTTCAAACAATGAGTTCGAATTAAGCAAACGTATGATAAGTGACTTAGTTCATTACGCTAGAACAGGCACCATGCCCTATGAACCTTACTCGATAAACAACTTAGAACCACATGTAAATAAATAA
- a CDS encoding APC family permease: MGQNNNEGKINLVQLVLLGLGSLIGSGWLFGAWEASSAAGPAAILSWIIGFIVIGTISYNYIEIGTMFPQSGGMSNYAQYSHGSLLGFIAAWANWVSLVTIIPIEAVSAVQYISSWPWDWAKPTSALMHNGSISTTGLFAVYVIIIIFSLLNYWSVKLLTSFTSLISFFKLGVPLLTIIMLMLSGFDTSNYGSSIGEFMPYGSAPIFAATTTSGIIFSFNAFQTIINMGSEIKNPEKNIARGIAISLTLSAILYIILQSTFITSMPQSMIHEHGWSGINFNSPFADMAILLGINWLAILLYIEAVVSPFGTGVSFVAITGRVLNAMERNGHIPKFLGKINTTYNIPRVAIVFNAIISMVMVTLFRDWGVLAAVISTATLVAYLTGPTTVMSLREMGPKLHRPFRGTMLKVMAPLSFVLASLAIYWAMWPTTAEVILIIILGLPIYFFYEYKMNWKNTKKQIGGSMWIIVYLILLACMSFIGSKEFKGINLIHYPYDFLVIIVLALVFYRIGITSHFKSVYYKRAKKINKQMKEDTLEAEQQEPERKEAIQQHND; this comes from the coding sequence ATGGGACAAAATAATAACGAAGGTAAGATCAATCTGGTCCAACTTGTATTATTAGGACTAGGAAGTTTAATTGGTTCAGGTTGGTTATTTGGTGCATGGGAAGCTTCTTCTGCAGCTGGTCCTGCAGCCATTTTATCTTGGATTATCGGGTTTATAGTTATAGGAACGATTTCTTATAACTATATCGAAATAGGAACAATGTTTCCGCAATCTGGTGGTATGAGTAACTATGCTCAATACTCACACGGTTCATTGTTAGGATTTATTGCCGCATGGGCAAACTGGGTATCATTAGTTACTATCATTCCAATTGAAGCAGTATCTGCTGTACAATACATCAGTTCATGGCCATGGGATTGGGCAAAACCAACTTCTGCATTAATGCATAATGGTTCAATCAGTACGACAGGATTATTCGCTGTCTATGTCATTATCATTATTTTTTCTTTATTAAACTATTGGTCAGTTAAATTATTAACGTCTTTCACTAGTTTAATTTCGTTCTTTAAATTAGGTGTACCGTTACTAACAATCATCATGTTAATGCTTTCAGGTTTCGACACTAGTAACTACGGTTCATCTATTGGCGAATTTATGCCGTACGGTAGCGCACCAATCTTTGCAGCAACAACAACATCAGGAATCATCTTCTCATTTAATGCATTCCAAACAATCATTAATATGGGATCTGAAATTAAAAATCCTGAAAAGAATATTGCACGTGGAATTGCAATTTCATTAACGTTGAGCGCAATTCTGTACATCATACTACAAAGTACATTTATTACATCTATGCCACAATCAATGATTCATGAGCATGGATGGAGTGGTATCAACTTCAATTCACCATTCGCAGACATGGCAATCTTATTAGGTATCAACTGGTTAGCTATTTTGCTATACATCGAAGCGGTTGTTTCACCATTTGGTACAGGCGTATCATTTGTTGCGATTACTGGTCGTGTATTAAATGCAATGGAACGTAATGGTCATATTCCTAAGTTCTTAGGTAAAATTAATACAACTTATAATATTCCACGTGTAGCCATCGTATTTAATGCGATCATCAGTATGGTTATGGTGACCTTATTCCGTGATTGGGGTGTATTAGCCGCTGTTATTTCAACAGCAACATTAGTCGCATACTTAACAGGACCAACTACGGTAATGTCGTTACGTGAAATGGGACCTAAATTACACAGACCATTCCGAGGCACGATGTTAAAAGTAATGGCGCCATTATCTTTTGTACTTGCTTCATTAGCAATTTATTGGGCGATGTGGCCAACCACAGCTGAAGTTATATTGATTATTATTTTAGGATTACCAATTTATTTCTTCTATGAATATAAAATGAATTGGAAAAACACTAAAAAACAAATCGGTGGAAGTATGTGGATTATTGTCTACTTAATCTTATTAGCTTGTATGTCATTTATCGGTAGTAAAGAGTTTAAAGGTATTAACCTAATACACTACCCTTACGATTTCCTAGTTATAATTGTTTTAGCACTTGTCTTTTATAGAATTGGTATTACAAGCCACTTCAAGAGTGTATATTACAAACGCGCTAAGAAGATTAATAAACAAATGAAAGAAGATACATTGGAAGCAGAACAACAGGAACCTGAAAGAAAAGAAGCAATCCAACAACATAATGATTAA
- a CDS encoding YdeI/OmpD-associated family protein, whose product MPEKQSDKQVLAFLEKESQWKESYQYLRNLIFDESELEEAYKWMHPTYTINDKNVITIHGFKHYVALLFHKGAIIEDKYETLIQQTERVQAARQIRFKTLEEIKERRDEILYYINEAIEVEKDGKKVEMKKTEDYEIPEELQQAFNDNPNLEEAFYKLTPGRQHQYIYHISQAKRSQTRQSRVEKYIDHILDGKGMHDK is encoded by the coding sequence GTGCCAGAGAAACAATCCGATAAACAGGTATTAGCTTTTTTAGAAAAAGAAAGTCAATGGAAGGAATCTTATCAATATTTAAGAAATTTAATATTTGATGAGTCAGAATTAGAAGAAGCATATAAATGGATGCATCCAACATATACCATTAATGATAAAAATGTTATAACGATTCATGGTTTTAAACATTATGTAGCGTTACTATTTCATAAAGGTGCAATTATAGAAGATAAATATGAAACGCTAATTCAACAAACAGAGCGAGTTCAAGCAGCAAGACAGATACGCTTTAAAACACTGGAAGAAATTAAAGAACGTCGAGATGAAATTTTATATTATATTAATGAAGCCATTGAAGTTGAAAAGGATGGCAAGAAAGTTGAAATGAAGAAGACAGAGGACTATGAAATACCTGAAGAATTACAGCAAGCATTCAATGATAATCCTAATTTAGAAGAGGCATTTTACAAATTAACGCCTGGTAGACAGCATCAATACATATATCACATTTCACAAGCTAAGCGTAGTCAAACAAGACAAAGCAGAGTTGAAAAATATATTGATCATATTCTTGATGGTAAAGGGATGCACGATAAATAG
- a CDS encoding 2,3-butanediol dehydrogenase, with translation MKAAVWYGQKDVRVEDREPKQLKDNEVKVKVSWAGICGTDLHEYLEGPVFISTDKPDPLLEQKAPVTLGHEFAGVVEEVGKDVTKYKKGDRVVVNPTVSKHEKDESVDLYDGYSFIGLGSDGGFAEFTNAPEENVYALPESVSDKEGALVEPTAVAVQAVKEGKLLFGDTVAVFGAGPIGLLTIVAAKAAGASKIFVFDLSEERLAKAKEVGATHVVNSGNTNPVDFINEHTENGVDVTFEVAGVGVTLSQSVQVTRPRGTVVIVSIFAHAVDFDPMLLTNSGVQLTSTIAYSPTTFQQTIDLIANGSLDVKSVVTDEIELENIVESGFEQLVNDKSQAKILVKLNG, from the coding sequence ATGAAAGCAGCAGTATGGTATGGTCAAAAAGATGTTCGCGTGGAAGATCGTGAACCTAAGCAATTAAAAGACAATGAAGTTAAAGTAAAAGTTTCATGGGCAGGTATTTGCGGAACTGATTTACATGAATACTTAGAAGGACCAGTCTTCATCTCTACAGATAAACCTGATCCACTACTTGAACAAAAAGCACCTGTTACTTTAGGACATGAGTTTGCTGGTGTTGTTGAAGAAGTTGGTAAAGACGTTACTAAATATAAAAAAGGTGACCGCGTAGTTGTTAACCCAACTGTATCTAAACACGAGAAAGATGAAAGCGTTGATTTATATGATGGCTATTCATTTATCGGTTTAGGCTCTGATGGTGGCTTTGCCGAATTTACAAATGCGCCAGAAGAAAATGTATATGCATTACCTGAAAGTGTATCTGATAAAGAAGGTGCTTTAGTAGAACCTACTGCAGTTGCGGTTCAAGCAGTTAAAGAAGGTAAATTATTATTTGGTGATACAGTAGCAGTATTTGGTGCTGGCCCAATTGGTTTATTAACAATTGTTGCAGCTAAAGCAGCTGGTGCAAGTAAAATCTTCGTATTTGATTTATCTGAAGAACGTTTAGCTAAAGCTAAAGAAGTCGGCGCTACGCATGTAGTTAACTCTGGTAATACAAATCCTGTAGACTTTATTAACGAACATACAGAAAATGGTGTAGATGTTACATTTGAAGTTGCTGGTGTTGGTGTAACATTATCTCAATCTGTACAAGTTACGCGTCCAAGAGGTACAGTTGTCATCGTATCAATCTTTGCTCATGCAGTAGATTTCGATCCAATGTTATTAACTAACTCAGGTGTTCAATTAACTTCTACAATTGCATACTCTCCTACTACATTCCAACAAACAATTGATTTAATTGCGAACGGTAGTTTAGATGTTAAGAGCGTAGTAACAGATGAAATCGAATTAGAAAACATTGTTGAATCTGGATTCGAACAATTAGTAAACGATAAATCTCAAGCTAAAATTTTAGTTAAATTAAATGGTTAA
- a CDS encoding betaine/proline/choline family ABC transporter ATP-binding protein (Members of the family are the ATP-binding subunit of ABC transporters for substrates such as betaine, L-proline or other amino acids, choline, carnitine, etc. The substrate specificity is best determined from the substrate-binding subunit, rather than this subunit, as it interacts with the permease subunit and not with substrate directly.): protein MTLSIKNLTKIYSGNKKAVDNISLDIESGEFIAFIGTSGSGKTTALRMINRMIEATDGTIEMNGKNVRNMNPVELRRSIGYVIQQIGLMPHMTIRENIVLVPKLLKWSKEKKDAKAKELIKLVDLPEDYLDRYPSELSGGQQQRIGVVRALAAEQDIILMDEPFGALDPITRDTLQDLVKDLQKKLGKTFIFVTHDMDEAIKLADRICIMSKGKVVQYDTPDNILRNPANDFVREFIGQNRLIQDRPNMRTVEDAMIKPVTVNANDTLNDAVNVMRQRRVDTIFVVNNHHHLLGFLDIEDINQGLRQRKELIDTMQRDVYKVHIDSKLQDSVRTILKRNVRNVPVVDNDNALIGLITRSNLVDIVYDSIWGEEDDEMTLSDSHMNDVERENELGNIEKNEHAEDRHNDATSKQKDVTDRLDTHDVKDSDHSGVDR, encoded by the coding sequence ATGACGCTAAGTATTAAGAACTTAACAAAAATTTACTCTGGCAATAAAAAAGCAGTAGATAATATTTCATTAGATATTGAATCTGGTGAATTTATTGCCTTTATTGGGACAAGCGGTAGCGGTAAAACGACAGCTTTACGAATGATTAACCGAATGATTGAAGCCACTGACGGCACAATTGAAATGAATGGGAAGAATGTTCGAAATATGAATCCAGTTGAATTACGTAGAAGTATTGGCTATGTTATTCAACAAATTGGATTGATGCCTCATATGACCATTAGAGAAAATATTGTCTTGGTACCAAAGTTGCTTAAATGGTCTAAAGAGAAGAAGGATGCTAAAGCAAAAGAATTAATCAAGTTAGTAGACTTACCTGAAGACTATTTAGATCGTTATCCATCTGAATTATCAGGTGGTCAACAACAACGTATTGGTGTCGTACGTGCATTAGCTGCAGAGCAAGATATCATCTTAATGGATGAACCTTTTGGTGCATTGGATCCAATTACGAGAGATACTTTACAGGATTTAGTTAAAGATCTTCAAAAGAAATTAGGGAAAACATTTATTTTCGTGACACATGATATGGACGAAGCGATAAAGCTCGCAGACCGTATTTGTATCATGTCTAAAGGGAAAGTTGTTCAATACGATACACCGGATAATATTCTTAGAAATCCTGCCAATGATTTTGTTAGAGAATTTATTGGACAGAATAGATTGATTCAAGATCGTCCGAATATGAGAACGGTTGAAGATGCGATGATTAAGCCTGTTACGGTAAATGCCAACGACACTCTTAATGATGCAGTCAATGTTATGCGACAAAGACGTGTTGACACAATATTTGTAGTCAACAATCATCATCATTTACTTGGATTCCTAGATATTGAAGATATTAACCAAGGGTTACGTCAACGTAAGGAATTAATTGATACAATGCAACGAGATGTTTACAAAGTCCATATTGATTCTAAATTACAAGACTCCGTACGTACGATATTAAAGAGAAATGTTAGAAACGTACCAGTCGTTGATAATGACAATGCACTTATAGGTCTAATTACACGTTCTAATCTTGTTGACATTGTCTATGACTCTATTTGGGGTGAAGAAGATGATGAGATGACATTGTCTGATTCGCACATGAATGATGTCGAACGTGAAAATGAGTTAGGTAACATTGAAAAAAATGAACATGCCGAAGACCGTCATAATGACGCTACATCGAAACAAAAAGATGTTACAGATAGATTAGACACACATGATGTGAAGGATTCTGACCATTCGGGAGTTGATCGTTAA